One Gloeobacter morelensis MG652769 DNA window includes the following coding sequences:
- a CDS encoding sensor histidine kinase gives MPKRIFPFRPIAAYIASMFAFIMVLEFTTEPEYIFGYLYVGPILLANWFLDRRSTVFVTALSVALTLLNLVFPRQALASSVAVVDRLITVAALLTVAYLGFQYRRIQEAAARQKAALQAEEELSRAQSDFVATLTHDLKTPLLGAQQTLQFFGQGQFGAITPQQQGVIEILLKSNHKLLALVDTLLAIYRNSLLGPKLDRQVKNIDELCAEQIVELQDLALSRQIELVYEGAEDVHLAVDGLQLGRVVANLVGNAINHTPRGGRVTVRLMPAAGEVRLLVEDTGSGIPPADIRRIFDRFYQSDNTRHIPGTGLGLYLSRQIVEAHGGRIWAVNRPGGGCLFAVALPAPTAGAEVKL, from the coding sequence ATGCCAAAGCGCATTTTTCCCTTCAGACCGATCGCGGCGTACATCGCTTCGATGTTTGCCTTCATCATGGTTCTCGAATTTACGACCGAGCCGGAGTACATTTTCGGCTACCTTTATGTCGGTCCGATCCTGCTTGCCAACTGGTTTTTGGACCGGCGCAGCACGGTATTCGTGACGGCGCTGAGCGTGGCGCTCACGCTGCTCAATCTGGTCTTTCCCCGGCAGGCGCTCGCGAGCAGCGTCGCGGTGGTCGACCGGTTGATCACCGTCGCCGCGCTGCTGACGGTGGCCTACTTGGGCTTCCAGTACCGGCGGATCCAGGAGGCGGCGGCGCGCCAGAAGGCCGCCCTGCAGGCCGAAGAGGAGCTATCGCGCGCCCAGTCGGACTTCGTCGCCACCCTCACCCACGATCTCAAGACGCCGCTTCTGGGCGCCCAGCAGACGCTGCAATTTTTCGGCCAGGGCCAGTTTGGGGCAATTACCCCCCAGCAGCAGGGGGTGATCGAGATTTTGCTCAAAAGCAACCACAAATTGCTGGCCCTGGTGGACACGCTGCTTGCCATCTACCGCAACAGCCTTTTGGGACCGAAACTCGACAGGCAGGTCAAAAATATCGACGAGTTGTGCGCCGAGCAGATTGTGGAACTGCAGGATCTGGCCCTCAGCCGCCAAATCGAATTGGTCTATGAGGGAGCCGAAGACGTGCACCTGGCGGTGGACGGTTTGCAACTGGGCCGGGTGGTGGCGAATCTGGTGGGCAACGCCATCAACCACACGCCGCGCGGGGGGCGGGTGACGGTGCGGCTGATGCCGGCAGCAGGGGAGGTGCGGCTATTGGTGGAGGATACCGGCTCGGGCATCCCCCCTGCGGACATCCGGCGCATCTTCGATCGCTTCTACCAGTCCGACAACACCCGCCATATTCCCGGCACCGGCCTGGGGCTGTACCTATCCCGGCAGATCGTCGAAGCCCACGGCGGGCGGATCTGGGCGGTCAACCGACCCGGGGGGGGCTGCCTGTTCGCCGTGGCCTTGCCCGCGCCGACGGCGGGGGCGGAGGTGAAGCTGTGA
- a CDS encoding potassium-transporting ATPase subunit F, with protein sequence MSGPLILLLLITVGLAAYLLLVMVKPEWF encoded by the coding sequence ATGAGCGGACCTTTGATCCTGCTGCTGTTGATAACCGTGGGATTGGCGGCGTATTTGCTGCTGGTCATGGTCAAGCCCGAGTGGTTCTAA
- the kdpA gene encoding potassium-transporting ATPase subunit KdpA, whose translation MSEGLLQIGATLVLMVAIVPFFGAYMARVFQGQSTWLDAVFVPLEGWVYRLGGVEPERQMDWWEYARAVLVSNIAMFVPVFAVLLLQGGLPLNPNNIPGMSWDLALHTAISFLTNTNQQHYSGETGLSHLAHMVGIQYLMFTSAATGLSVGIAFIRGVLGKPLGNFYVDLTRSISRVLMPVASAFAVVLLSQGVPQSLSGITEARLVDPYQTTTDGKTETVTTQKLVTGPFASMESIKELGENGGGSYGINSAHPYENPNPLTNTLEILLLLAVPTSLIYTFGVMAGNKKQGWVLFGVIFLLFAGLTGTAAVSEYFGNPALNALLGSANPNFEGQEVRFGWAQSALFATATTATMTGAVNAMHDSLTPLAGGVALFNMCLQVIWGGQGTGIAYILVFLIIAVFLTGLMVGRTPEIFSRKIEKREVALAGIIFLVHPIIILIPTALAVGIPGIAANSNPLYHGLSQVLYEYASAAANNGSGFEGLGDNTLWWNLSTSVVLLAGRYLPIVALLALAGGLQRKVPVPETPGTLRTDTVLFGTVTAGTIVILGALTFFPALALGPIAEYFANLAGKTF comes from the coding sequence ATGAGCGAAGGTCTGTTGCAGATTGGGGCGACGCTGGTCCTGATGGTGGCCATCGTGCCCTTTTTTGGTGCCTACATGGCCCGTGTCTTTCAAGGTCAGTCCACCTGGCTGGACGCCGTGTTCGTTCCGCTGGAGGGGTGGGTGTACCGGTTGGGCGGCGTGGAACCCGAGCGGCAGATGGATTGGTGGGAGTACGCCCGGGCGGTGCTTGTCAGCAATATCGCCATGTTCGTGCCGGTCTTTGCCGTGCTGCTGCTCCAGGGTGGCCTGCCGCTCAACCCGAACAACATTCCCGGCATGTCCTGGGATCTGGCGCTGCATACGGCCATCTCGTTTTTGACCAACACCAACCAGCAGCACTACTCGGGCGAGACCGGCCTGAGCCACCTTGCCCACATGGTCGGCATCCAGTATCTGATGTTTACCTCGGCGGCCACGGGTTTGTCGGTGGGCATCGCCTTTATCCGCGGTGTGCTGGGTAAGCCCCTGGGCAATTTCTACGTCGATCTCACCCGTTCTATTTCGCGGGTGTTGATGCCCGTCGCGAGCGCCTTTGCGGTGGTGCTGTTGTCGCAGGGGGTGCCCCAGAGTCTTTCCGGGATCACCGAGGCTAGGCTCGTCGATCCGTACCAGACGACCACCGACGGCAAGACGGAGACGGTGACGACCCAGAAGCTGGTCACCGGTCCATTCGCCTCGATGGAGAGCATCAAGGAACTGGGTGAAAACGGCGGCGGCTCCTACGGCATCAACTCCGCCCACCCCTACGAGAACCCGAATCCGCTGACCAACACGCTTGAGATTTTGCTGTTGCTGGCCGTGCCCACGTCGCTGATTTATACCTTCGGGGTGATGGCCGGCAACAAAAAGCAGGGCTGGGTGCTGTTCGGTGTGATCTTTTTGCTGTTTGCCGGCCTGACGGGTACAGCCGCTGTGAGCGAGTACTTCGGCAATCCCGCTCTCAACGCCCTGCTGGGCTCGGCCAATCCCAACTTCGAAGGGCAGGAGGTGCGCTTCGGCTGGGCGCAGTCGGCGCTGTTCGCCACCGCCACCACCGCCACAATGACGGGCGCCGTCAACGCCATGCACGATTCGCTGACGCCCCTGGCCGGGGGAGTGGCGCTGTTCAACATGTGCCTGCAGGTCATCTGGGGCGGGCAGGGCACCGGCATCGCCTACATCCTGGTGTTTTTGATCATTGCGGTGTTTCTCACCGGCTTGATGGTGGGCCGTACCCCCGAAATCTTCAGCCGCAAAATCGAGAAGCGGGAGGTGGCCCTGGCCGGCATCATCTTCCTGGTCCACCCGATCATCATCTTGATACCGACTGCACTGGCGGTGGGCATCCCGGGGATTGCAGCCAACTCCAACCCGCTCTATCACGGTTTGTCGCAGGTGCTCTACGAGTACGCGAGTGCGGCGGCCAACAACGGCTCCGGCTTCGAGGGGCTTGGGGACAACACACTCTGGTGGAACCTCAGCACTTCGGTGGTGCTGTTGGCGGGCCGCTACCTGCCCATCGTCGCCCTGCTGGCCCTCGCGGGCGGTCTGCAGCGCAAGGTGCCGGTGCCGGAGACCCCCGGTACCCTGCGCACCGACACGGTGCTGTTCGGCACGGTGACCGCGGGCACGATCGTGATTCTGGGAGCGCTGACCTTTTTCCCGGCCCTTGCGCTGGGTCCGATTGCCGAGTACTTTGCCAACCTCGCCGGTAAGACCTTCTAG
- the kdpB gene encoding potassium-transporting ATPase subunit KdpB translates to MQVRNKPVRPVTAAVRSDLKRRKVNQAGLYSRAVAEAFVKLNPLTLYKNPVMFVVLVGTAITLALTVNPDLFGDLPDSTRLLNGLITAILFLTVLFGNFAEAVAEGRGKAQADALRRTRQDTSARRVLPGGRIEEVYSTQLRKGDVIRVVAGDLIPADGEVLEGVASVDESAITGESAPVIKEPGSDVASTVTGGTRILSDELLVQVGSNPGEGFIDRMIALVEGARRQKTPNEIALTVLLAVLTLIFLIVVATIPPMANFVGAPVSIAALVGLLVALIPTTIGGLLSAIGIAGMDRVAQFNVIATSGKAVEAAGDVGTLILDKTGTITLGNRLADEFIPVGGHSLGRLAQAAWAASIFDTTPEGKSVVKLATAQGAAGGYDLQGAAGIEFTAQTRMSGTDFGEGRRVRKGAVDAVKRYVQAQGGAIPADLDGAVERVSRLGGTPLAVSDGTEIFGIIYLKDIVKPGIRERFEELRRMGVRTVMLTGDNRITASVIAGEAGVDDFIAEATPEDKIRVIRESQEQGKLVAMTGDGTNDAPALAQADVGVAMNSGTQAAKEAANMVDLDSDPTKLIDVVTIGKQLLITRGALTTFSIANDVSKYFALIPAMFGAAGIGALNIMALTSPQSAILSALIFNALIIPALIPLALRGVEFRPLSADQLLTRNILIYGLGGLAVPFVGIKLIDIVVTAVGLA, encoded by the coding sequence ATGCAAGTGCGCAACAAACCTGTCCGTCCGGTCACCGCCGCAGTCCGCTCGGATCTCAAGCGGCGCAAGGTGAACCAGGCGGGGCTGTACAGCCGGGCCGTCGCCGAGGCGTTCGTCAAACTCAATCCTCTGACGCTCTACAAGAACCCGGTGATGTTCGTGGTGCTGGTGGGCACGGCGATCACCTTGGCCCTCACCGTCAACCCGGACCTGTTCGGCGATCTGCCCGACAGCACCCGGCTGCTCAATGGGCTAATCACCGCCATCTTGTTTTTGACGGTGTTGTTCGGCAACTTCGCCGAGGCGGTGGCCGAGGGCCGCGGCAAGGCCCAGGCCGACGCCCTGCGCCGTACGCGCCAGGACACCTCCGCCCGGCGGGTGCTGCCCGGCGGTCGCATTGAGGAAGTCTATTCCACCCAACTGCGCAAAGGGGACGTCATCCGGGTGGTGGCGGGCGATCTGATCCCAGCCGACGGCGAGGTGCTCGAAGGGGTGGCCTCGGTGGACGAATCGGCGATCACCGGCGAATCGGCCCCGGTAATCAAAGAGCCCGGTTCGGACGTGGCGAGCACCGTCACCGGCGGCACCCGTATCCTCTCCGACGAACTGCTGGTGCAGGTCGGCTCCAACCCGGGCGAAGGGTTCATCGACCGGATGATCGCGCTGGTGGAGGGGGCCCGCCGCCAGAAGACCCCCAACGAGATCGCCCTCACCGTGCTGCTGGCGGTGCTCACGCTCATCTTTCTCATTGTGGTGGCCACCATCCCGCCGATGGCGAACTTCGTCGGCGCCCCGGTGAGCATCGCAGCCCTGGTCGGTCTGCTGGTGGCGCTCATCCCCACGACCATCGGCGGATTGCTCTCAGCCATCGGCATCGCCGGCATGGACCGGGTGGCCCAGTTCAACGTGATCGCCACCAGCGGCAAGGCGGTGGAGGCGGCGGGCGACGTGGGCACGCTCATCCTGGATAAGACCGGCACGATTACCCTGGGTAACCGGCTCGCGGACGAATTCATCCCCGTGGGCGGCCACAGCCTCGGGCGTCTGGCGCAGGCGGCCTGGGCCGCTTCGATCTTCGACACCACCCCGGAGGGTAAGTCGGTGGTCAAGCTTGCCACGGCCCAGGGGGCGGCAGGCGGCTACGACCTGCAGGGGGCCGCCGGTATCGAATTCACCGCCCAGACGCGCATGAGCGGTACCGATTTTGGCGAGGGCCGCCGCGTGCGCAAAGGCGCCGTCGATGCCGTCAAGCGCTACGTCCAGGCGCAAGGCGGTGCGATTCCCGCAGATCTCGACGGCGCGGTCGAGCGGGTCTCGCGCCTCGGGGGCACGCCGCTTGCGGTGAGCGACGGCACCGAGATTTTTGGGATCATCTACCTCAAGGACATCGTCAAGCCCGGCATCCGCGAGCGCTTCGAGGAATTGCGGCGCATGGGCGTCCGGACGGTCATGCTCACCGGCGACAACCGGATCACCGCCTCGGTGATTGCTGGTGAAGCGGGGGTGGACGACTTTATCGCCGAAGCCACCCCCGAGGATAAAATCCGGGTCATCCGCGAAAGCCAGGAGCAGGGCAAGTTGGTGGCGATGACCGGCGACGGCACCAACGACGCACCGGCTCTGGCGCAGGCGGACGTGGGGGTGGCGATGAACTCCGGTACCCAGGCCGCCAAGGAAGCCGCCAACATGGTCGACCTCGACTCGGACCCGACCAAGCTCATCGATGTGGTCACCATCGGCAAGCAACTGCTGATCACCCGCGGCGCGCTGACCACCTTCAGCATCGCCAACGACGTCTCGAAGTACTTCGCCCTCATCCCGGCCATGTTCGGCGCCGCCGGGATCGGTGCTCTCAACATCATGGCCCTCACCAGTCCCCAGTCGGCCATCCTCTCGGCGCTCATCTTCAATGCCCTGATCATCCCCGCCCTCATCCCGCTGGCGCTGCGGGGGGTCGAATTTCGCCCCTTGAGCGCCGACCAGTTGCTGACCCGCAACATCCTCATTTATGGATTGGGTGGCCTGGCGGTGCCGTTTGTGGGCATCAAGCTCATCGATATCGTCGTCACCGCCGTCGGCCTCGCCTAA
- the kdpC gene encoding K(+)-transporting ATPase subunit C has translation MSTFKAIGTAARMAIFFWIACGLAYPLILTGFAQVAFPGQANGSLLRNTQNQVIGSSLIGQKFTSGRYFQGRPSSIEYKAEASGASQLAPTNKALAERVKADTAAFEAQNGTKPTIDLVTTPASGLDPHITPAGAAAQVERVAKARNLAPDQVRKRVAEHTEGRFLGLFGEPRVNVLELNLALDGAQR, from the coding sequence ATGTCCACATTCAAAGCAATCGGCACCGCCGCCCGTATGGCCATCTTCTTCTGGATCGCCTGCGGCCTCGCCTACCCGCTCATCCTCACGGGCTTTGCCCAGGTGGCCTTTCCTGGGCAGGCGAACGGCTCGCTGCTGCGCAACACCCAGAATCAGGTCATCGGCTCGTCGCTGATTGGCCAGAAATTCACCTCTGGGCGCTACTTCCAGGGGCGCCCCAGCAGCATCGAATACAAAGCGGAGGCCAGCGGCGCAAGCCAGCTTGCTCCCACCAACAAAGCCCTCGCCGAGCGGGTCAAAGCCGACACTGCGGCGTTTGAGGCCCAGAACGGCACCAAACCGACCATCGACCTGGTGACCACTCCCGCTTCTGGTCTCGATCCGCACATCACCCCGGCCGGGGCGGCAGCCCAGGTCGAACGGGTGGCCAAAGCCCGCAACCTCGCCCCCGATCAAGTCCGCAAGCGGGTGGCCGAACACACCGAAGGCCGCTTTTTGGGTCTTTTCGGTGAGCCGCGCGTCAACGTGCTGGAACTCAACTTGGCCCTCGACGGAGCGCAGCGATGA
- a CDS encoding Uma2 family endonuclease, which produces MVRVPSRSLTLEEFLQLPETEPASEYIDGRILQKLMPQGKHSAIQTELAAAVSGVLRSRRIARAFSELRCTFGGRSTVPDISVFVWERIARDERDAVANVFWMAPDWTVEILSPDQSQTRVVKNILHCLKHDTQMGWLIDPDEQTVFVYRPGQLPEAFEEPETPLPVPVFAEEFSLTVGELFAWLQD; this is translated from the coding sequence ATGGTTCGCGTACCGTCTCGCTCATTGACACTGGAAGAGTTTCTGCAGTTGCCGGAAACCGAACCTGCCAGTGAATATATCGACGGCCGAATCCTGCAAAAACTGATGCCACAAGGTAAACACAGTGCTATCCAGACTGAACTCGCGGCTGCGGTAAGTGGGGTTCTCAGATCCAGGCGTATCGCACGGGCTTTCTCTGAACTGCGATGTACTTTCGGTGGACGGTCCACTGTGCCGGATATCTCTGTGTTCGTCTGGGAGCGAATTGCCCGCGACGAACGAGATGCAGTTGCCAACGTCTTCTGGATGGCCCCGGATTGGACTGTCGAGATCCTCTCGCCCGATCAAAGCCAAACCCGAGTGGTAAAAAACATTCTGCACTGCCTCAAACACGATACCCAGATGGGCTGGCTCATCGATCCCGACGAGCAAACGGTGTTTGTTTACCGGCCGGGTCAATTGCCGGAGGCGTTCGAGGAGCCTGAGACTCCTCTGCCTGTACCCGTATTTGCCGAGGAATTCTCACTCACCGTGGGCGAGCTGTTCGCCTGGCTGCAAGACTGA
- a CDS encoding heme ABC transporter ATP-binding protein, translating into MLRAEGVGVHLAGRWLLEQVSLEAIPGEVIAIIGPNGAGKSTLLKTLAGEIQPTRGGVSMAGKPLADWPARARACVRAVLPQSSTLAFAFRVFEVVLMGRTPHSRGLEGERDRQIAREAMAAAGVAHLAERLYPTLSGGEKQRVQLARVLAQIWEAPPDSPRYLLLDEPTASLDLTHQHGTLAMARDFARRGAAVVSVLHDLNLAAQYADRLALLKDGKLLGVGAPDTVLTPEWIETGFGLQTLVLRHPRLGCPLVIALGTASVLQPGEQLAHGE; encoded by the coding sequence ATGCTAAGGGCCGAGGGAGTCGGTGTGCACCTGGCTGGGCGGTGGCTGCTGGAGCAGGTGAGCCTGGAAGCTATTCCTGGCGAGGTGATCGCTATCATCGGCCCCAACGGCGCCGGCAAATCGACGTTGCTCAAGACCCTCGCGGGTGAAATTCAGCCCACGCGGGGCGGCGTCTCGATGGCGGGCAAACCCCTGGCGGATTGGCCCGCCCGCGCGCGGGCCTGCGTGCGCGCCGTCCTGCCCCAGAGTTCGACGTTGGCTTTTGCTTTTCGGGTGTTCGAGGTGGTGTTGATGGGCCGCACGCCCCACAGCCGCGGCCTTGAAGGGGAGCGCGACCGGCAAATCGCCCGCGAGGCGATGGCGGCGGCCGGGGTCGCTCACCTGGCCGAACGGCTTTATCCGACGCTCTCGGGAGGCGAAAAGCAACGGGTGCAACTGGCCCGCGTCCTGGCACAGATCTGGGAAGCACCCCCCGATTCGCCCCGCTACCTGCTACTTGACGAACCGACCGCGAGCCTCGATCTCACCCACCAGCACGGCACTCTGGCCATGGCGCGGGACTTTGCCCGCCGAGGGGCGGCCGTGGTGAGCGTCCTCCACGATCTCAACCTGGCGGCCCAATACGCGGATCGCCTGGCGCTGCTGAAAGACGGAAAATTGCTCGGTGTCGGCGCACCCGACACCGTTCTGACTCCGGAATGGATCGAGACGGGTTTTGGCTTGCAGACGCTGGTCTTGCGCCACCCCCGGTTGGGGTGTCCGCTGGTGATTGCGCTCGGGACCGCTTCAGTCTTGCAGCCAGGCGAACAGCTCGCCCACGGTGAGTGA
- a CDS encoding FecCD family ABC transporter permease yields the protein MSKAGFLPAKGASRALRTAATRLGLVGLLVALVLFAVGNGAVAIAPTQVGAILAGQIGVALPWAFEPQQEAVLLAVRLPRVLLGALVGAALAVAGAAMQGLFRNPLADPGLIGVSSGAALAAVGAIVLGTGGLAGPFTLPVAAFVGGLVTTLLVYRLASAEGRTSVATMLLAGIAVNALAGAGTGLLTFVATDAQLRSITFWSLGSLGGATWEALAGVAPPLLAAIVLLPTLARPLNAFLLGEAEAGHLGIDSERVKAAAIVLAALAVGAAVSISGIIGFVGLAVPHLLRLWSGPDHRHLLIDASLLGAALLIGADWLCRTIVAPAELPIGILTAALGAPFFLWLLLRDRSRGWG from the coding sequence GTGAGCAAGGCCGGGTTTTTGCCTGCCAAGGGCGCCAGTCGGGCACTGCGCACCGCAGCGACGCGCCTGGGTCTGGTGGGGCTGCTCGTCGCTCTGGTGCTCTTTGCCGTCGGCAATGGGGCAGTAGCCATCGCCCCCACCCAGGTGGGGGCGATCCTGGCAGGGCAAATCGGTGTGGCTCTGCCCTGGGCGTTCGAACCGCAGCAGGAGGCGGTGCTGCTCGCCGTGCGGCTGCCGCGGGTGCTGCTCGGGGCGCTGGTAGGCGCGGCGCTGGCGGTGGCCGGGGCAGCGATGCAGGGCCTGTTTCGCAACCCCCTCGCCGATCCCGGGCTCATCGGCGTCTCAAGCGGTGCGGCGCTCGCGGCGGTGGGAGCGATCGTCCTGGGAACCGGGGGCCTTGCGGGGCCGTTTACCCTGCCGGTTGCCGCCTTTGTGGGGGGACTGGTCACGACACTGCTGGTCTATCGTCTTGCGAGCGCAGAGGGGCGCACCAGCGTGGCCACGATGTTGCTGGCCGGGATTGCCGTCAACGCTCTGGCGGGGGCGGGCACGGGGCTGTTGACCTTTGTCGCCACCGACGCCCAACTGCGCAGTATCACTTTCTGGAGCCTGGGCAGCCTCGGCGGGGCCACCTGGGAGGCACTGGCTGGGGTAGCCCCGCCGCTACTCGCCGCCATCGTGCTGCTGCCGACCCTCGCCCGGCCTTTGAATGCCTTTTTGCTCGGCGAAGCGGAGGCGGGCCACCTGGGGATCGACAGCGAGCGGGTGAAGGCGGCGGCGATCGTGCTTGCGGCCCTCGCGGTCGGCGCGGCGGTCTCTATCTCGGGGATCATCGGCTTTGTCGGTCTGGCCGTGCCGCACCTGTTGAGGCTCTGGTCGGGACCGGACCACCGCCATTTGCTCATCGATGCGAGCTTACTGGGGGCGGCGCTGCTCATCGGAGCGGACTGGCTGTGCCGGACCATCGTCGCCCCGGCGGAGTTGCCCATCGGCATTCTTACCGCCGCCCTCGGGGCGCCCTTCTTTTTGTGGCTGCTGCTGCGGGATCGCTCGCGGGGGTGGGGCTGA
- a CDS encoding heme/hemin ABC transporter substrate-binding protein gives MGKMPTWKGLGFALLALLAMVCAGRAAEKPSASRLVALGGSITEIVYALDAGAQLVGVDTSSTYPAAAARLPQVGYQRQVSAEGVLSLKPTLILATEEAGPPAALDQLKAAGVKLVVVPSSEHTPAGVEAKIRAVAKAVGRTERGEALVAGLRKDLAAARGEVAQQRVRPRVLFLYARGANTLMVAGRDNAAAAMLTLAGATNAVDGYEGYKPLTAEAAVAAAPDVVLVPTAGLASVGGIDGLAQLPGLALTPALKNKRVVAMDDLYLLGFGPRLAQAVRDLSRQLRSPAPAGAKV, from the coding sequence ATGGGGAAAATGCCGACCTGGAAGGGGTTGGGCTTCGCGTTGCTGGCCCTGCTGGCTATGGTTTGCGCTGGTCGGGCGGCTGAGAAGCCTTCCGCATCCCGGCTCGTGGCCCTGGGTGGATCGATCACCGAGATCGTCTACGCGCTCGATGCCGGTGCACAGCTGGTGGGCGTTGACACTTCGAGCACCTATCCTGCGGCGGCGGCCCGTTTGCCCCAGGTGGGCTATCAGCGCCAGGTGTCCGCCGAAGGGGTGCTTTCGCTCAAACCCACGCTGATTTTAGCGACTGAAGAAGCAGGCCCGCCCGCTGCCCTCGACCAGCTCAAAGCGGCGGGGGTCAAGCTTGTCGTCGTTCCCAGCAGTGAGCACACCCCGGCGGGTGTAGAGGCAAAGATCCGGGCGGTCGCAAAGGCGGTGGGCCGCACCGAGCGCGGCGAAGCGCTGGTTGCCGGATTGCGCAAAGACCTGGCGGCTGCCCGGGGCGAGGTCGCCCAGCAGCGCGTCCGGCCCAGGGTGCTCTTTTTGTACGCACGAGGGGCGAACACGCTGATGGTGGCCGGACGGGATAACGCTGCCGCTGCGATGCTCACTCTGGCGGGGGCCACCAATGCTGTGGACGGCTACGAAGGCTACAAGCCCCTCACCGCCGAGGCGGCGGTGGCGGCGGCTCCCGATGTCGTGCTGGTCCCTACGGCGGGATTGGCAAGCGTCGGGGGCATCGATGGTCTTGCCCAACTGCCGGGACTGGCGCTCACCCCTGCGCTCAAAAACAAGCGGGTGGTGGCGATGGACGATCTATACCTATTGGGCTTCGGGCCGCGCCTCGCTCAGGCCGTGCGCGATCTGAGCCGGCAGCTGCGATCCCCGGCTCCGGCGGGGGCGAAGGTGTGA